Proteins from a single region of Candidatus Tanganyikabacteria bacterium:
- a CDS encoding AAA family ATPase produces the protein MRAALLRRKLAVPAPWEGIIPRERLQARLSAAVQEGRHVAVVAGPGYGKTALLAAWCRGPGGPARVVWLTLDAEDADLDSFLAYLIRAVEAAWPDFRTEATGLLERARDREGAQAATTALLADLDEQADGLAAPGATPAVLVLDDYHLAATASLDAVVARLLKYLPPELRAVLLTREVPDIDLAGRQARREIAVLGEADLAFDQADLARLSPAAAPADLSALLDRSGGWPAAVALPTGSVDSYLAEQLLRGVEAADRSFLAKAAQVEAFDPGLCEEALEERLDRDRLERLGRRRLVLAAGEGTYEVPRPLRDVLRRNFAVEVSRADRAHLAGRIAGVAWSRGQALTAIATWVEAGHAGTAAARLAEVADAWLAEGRLDALARAIAALGDEARRPDLLLADGEVARRHGEFDRADHRFEQALAACE, from the coding sequence ATGCGGGCGGCCCTGTTGCGGCGAAAGCTTGCCGTGCCTGCCCCGTGGGAAGGAATCATCCCACGCGAGCGCTTGCAGGCGCGGTTGTCGGCCGCCGTCCAGGAAGGGCGACACGTCGCCGTCGTCGCCGGGCCCGGGTACGGCAAGACGGCCCTGCTGGCGGCCTGGTGCCGCGGGCCCGGGGGGCCGGCCCGGGTCGTCTGGCTGACCCTCGATGCCGAAGACGCGGACCTCGACTCCTTCCTGGCCTACCTCATCCGGGCCGTGGAGGCCGCCTGGCCCGACTTCCGCACCGAGGCGACGGGGTTGCTCGAACGAGCGCGCGATCGCGAGGGGGCGCAGGCCGCGACGACGGCCCTGCTGGCCGACCTGGACGAGCAGGCCGACGGCCTCGCCGCCCCCGGAGCGACCCCGGCGGTGCTGGTCCTGGACGACTACCACCTCGCGGCGACCGCTTCCCTGGATGCGGTGGTCGCCCGCCTCTTGAAGTACCTGCCTCCCGAACTGCGCGCCGTGCTCCTGACACGGGAGGTGCCGGACATCGATCTGGCCGGGCGCCAGGCGCGTCGCGAGATCGCCGTGCTCGGCGAAGCCGATCTGGCGTTCGATCAGGCAGACCTCGCGCGGCTCTCTCCCGCGGCGGCGCCGGCGGACCTCTCCGCCCTGCTGGACCGATCGGGCGGGTGGCCCGCCGCCGTGGCCTTGCCGACAGGATCCGTCGATTCCTATCTGGCCGAGCAACTGCTGCGCGGGGTGGAGGCCGCCGATCGTTCCTTCCTGGCCAAGGCCGCCCAGGTGGAGGCCTTCGACCCGGGCCTCTGCGAGGAGGCCCTGGAGGAACGCCTGGATCGCGACCGCCTCGAACGCCTGGGCAGGCGCCGCCTGGTCCTGGCGGCCGGCGAGGGGACGTACGAGGTGCCGCGGCCCTTGAGGGACGTCCTGCGGCGCAACTTCGCGGTCGAGGTCTCGCGGGCGGATCGCGCCCATCTCGCCGGCCGCATCGCCGGCGTCGCCTGGAGCCGGGGGCAGGCGCTGACCGCGATCGCCACCTGGGTCGAGGCGGGCCACGCCGGTACGGCCGCCGCGCGACTGGCCGAGGTCGCGGATGCCTGGCTGGCGGAGGGGCGCCTGGATGCGCTGGCGCGCGCCATCGCCGCTCTCGGAGACGAAGCGCGGCGGCCCGACCTGCTCCTGGCCGACGGCGAGGTCGCCCGGCGGCACGGCGAGTTCGACCGCGCCGACCACCGCTTCGAGCAAGCGCTTGCCGCCTGCGAA
- the rfbC gene encoding dTDP-4-dehydrorhamnose 3,5-epimerase, with protein MPFTFEPTELPGVVMVRPRVFGDSRGHFFESFRQSHFLAGSIPGEFVQDNQSRSVRGTVRGLHFQRGEHAQGKLVRCLVGEICDVAVDIRPGSATFGQWVARALSGEDHAMLYVPPGFAHGFQVVTAEAEVLYKCTTEYAPDHEGGIMWNDPDLAIAWPVADALVSEKDARNPSWAQFCGLVRDDLRV; from the coding sequence ATGCCTTTCACGTTCGAGCCGACCGAGTTGCCCGGCGTCGTCATGGTCCGGCCGCGGGTCTTCGGCGACAGCCGCGGCCACTTCTTCGAGTCGTTCCGGCAATCGCACTTCCTAGCGGGGAGCATCCCCGGAGAGTTCGTGCAGGACAACCAGTCACGCTCGGTGCGCGGCACCGTGCGCGGCCTGCACTTCCAGCGCGGCGAGCACGCGCAGGGCAAGCTCGTTCGCTGCCTGGTCGGCGAGATCTGCGACGTGGCGGTGGACATCCGGCCCGGCTCGGCGACCTTCGGCCAGTGGGTGGCACGCGCGCTGTCCGGCGAGGACCACGCGATGCTCTACGTCCCGCCGGGCTTTGCGCACGGGTTCCAGGTCGTCACCGCCGAGGCGGAGGTCCTGTACAAGTGCACGACCGAGTACGCTCCGGATCACGAGGGCGGCATCATGTGGAACGATCCGGATCTCGCCATCGCATGGCCGGTCGCCGACGCCCTCGTCTCCGAGAAGGACGCCCGCAATCCGAGCTGGGCGCAGTTTTGCGGCCTAGTGCGAGACGATCTGCGCGTTTAG
- a CDS encoding endonuclease/exonuclease/phosphatase family protein, translating into MNIGEVRRGYRSGASGTPDAASTGEVRPGKIARDTYASAVPRPAPSLWERVKGWASGAATWLHNVFDHEDRWTNPAARPPATPGKLSVLSYNILLGGKYLEQVEHELRDLDADVVALQEANLASVRHLAEKLGYHYAFASTAGHVAGKAILSRYPIESFADRPIHEVPLWKRIGAYWQVSASQGDWEKVEPLYQRSALRATLSVGGRKVDVLDTHLALGHAGSNAAQLRVLTDLAKQSVSKGHSVVVAGDFNTNFALAGKGEADPAGRFATPTDTVQEFLDRYPRSVVGNIATPEDKAAVDALLGVLDNSWDAAAERRIRRGDDASDPAAALAALGAGQAAPGSAAFDRLMNAADGVSHQGANKRFDNVLVSPDIQVERASIDHGATGSDHSPVLAVLSWR; encoded by the coding sequence ATGAACATCGGCGAGGTCAGGAGGGGTTACCGGAGCGGAGCGTCCGGGACTCCCGATGCTGCGTCCACCGGCGAGGTGCGCCCGGGGAAGATCGCCCGAGACACCTACGCCAGCGCCGTCCCCCGGCCCGCCCCGAGCCTCTGGGAGCGCGTCAAGGGCTGGGCGAGCGGCGCGGCGACGTGGCTGCACAACGTCTTCGACCACGAGGACCGCTGGACGAATCCTGCTGCCAGGCCGCCGGCCACGCCGGGGAAACTGTCCGTGCTCAGCTACAACATCCTGCTCGGGGGCAAGTACCTGGAGCAGGTCGAGCACGAGTTGCGGGATCTGGATGCCGACGTCGTCGCCTTGCAGGAAGCCAACCTGGCGTCCGTGCGGCACCTGGCCGAAAAGCTCGGCTATCACTACGCCTTCGCCTCCACGGCCGGCCACGTCGCCGGCAAGGCCATCCTGTCGCGCTACCCGATCGAGAGCTTCGCGGATCGGCCGATTCATGAAGTTCCGCTCTGGAAGCGAATCGGGGCTTACTGGCAGGTCTCGGCCTCGCAAGGCGACTGGGAGAAGGTCGAACCGCTCTACCAGCGGAGCGCGCTGCGCGCCACGCTCTCGGTCGGCGGTCGCAAGGTCGACGTGCTGGACACGCACCTGGCTCTCGGGCATGCGGGCTCCAACGCCGCGCAGTTGCGCGTCTTGACCGACCTGGCCAAGCAATCCGTGTCAAAGGGACACTCTGTCGTCGTGGCCGGCGACTTCAACACCAACTTCGCCCTCGCGGGGAAGGGAGAGGCCGATCCCGCCGGGCGCTTCGCCACGCCCACCGACACGGTCCAGGAGTTTCTGGACCGCTATCCGCGATCGGTCGTGGGCAACATCGCCACCCCCGAGGACAAGGCGGCGGTGGACGCCCTGCTCGGCGTGCTGGACAACTCCTGGGACGCGGCCGCCGAGCGGCGGATCCGGCGTGGAGACGATGCCAGCGACCCCGCCGCGGCCCTGGCCGCCCTGGGCGCCGGCCAGGCCGCTCCGGGATCGGCGGCGTTCGACCGCCTCATGAACGCCGCGGACGGCGTGTCGCATCAGGGAGCCAACAAGCGGTTCGACAACGTCCTGGTCTCGCCCGACATCCAGGTCGAGCGGGCGTCGATCGACCACGGGGCGACTGGCTCGGACCATTCTCCGGTCCTGGCCGTGCTGTCCTGGCGTTGA